The Phyllopteryx taeniolatus isolate TA_2022b chromosome 4, UOR_Ptae_1.2, whole genome shotgun sequence genome includes the window CTTCAGGGGGGTAGAAGAGCAGCTCCTTGGAGGAGGGAGTAACTGTAATTTTCTCTCCGGCCCTGCAAAGTAAataattatagattcagggcttAACATGGACCTGTTATTACAGACAAACTTCTTAAGTTACTTAAAAGGGAAAAACCTCACATCCACTTtctatataaacaaaaaataacagctATTCAGAGTAAATGCAATAAGGTAATAGCTTGTTTAACAACAATGTGAAATAAGTAATTTTGTTAAAAGAGCTAATAACTGAGAAATAAATAGTTGAGGGCAACAGGTGAAACACTAATTTAATGAGAGAAGCGAGTTTTATTAATGAAATATCAACATAAATGTTAATTGCAAACGACCTGGCCCAGTAGGAGAACTCGTAGTGGAAGGGGCCTGTCAGGTCATCAGCCTTTTCTTGGATAGGAGGACTATCATCCTTGACGACCCCTTCCTCTTCAGCAGCTCGCCGTTCTCGTTCTTGGCGCCGCAACTGAATCTCCTGCAGCTGCTGTTCTTGTCTCTGCTCCTCAAGACTCCGCAGGGGGCCAAGAACCAGCGCTGGCTCACTCTCAATGGACGATCTGACAGGTAACAGACAGACAATAAAACAGTCTAAGATTGGCATTGAAACGCTGATACACAACAGCTAGTATTttaacacgccaactggtatttatttaccGGTAATACTTTGTAccaaagcctttgtttgcaatgacagtttCACCACGCCTCCTGTATGGCGTAGTACCATGCATTGCTCTGTTATGATTTTGGCCCAtgcctccacacaagcagtcttcaaatcctgaacgttccatgggcttcttttatgaaccttgagtttcagttctttccatagattttcgattggattcaagtcaggtgattggcttgGCCATTCTAccagctttattttttgttttctttgaaaccagttgagagtttccttggcagtatgttttggaccATTATCCtggtgaaatgtccaccctcgtttcatttatcatcatcctcatagatggcagcagatttttgtcaagaatgtctcagtagatttgcccattcaccctttcttcaataatgtgaagtttaccagtaccatttgctgaaaagcagccccacaccatcatgttcccacctcctaacatcactgttggtatggtgtttttagggtgatgtgcagtgccatttctcctccaaacgtggtgtgccttataggcatccaaagagttaaattttgctctcagcagaccagactatattctcccagtatttaactggcttgtccaactGTTGttctttgacatgctttttttttttctcccagcaatggggtcttgcgtggtgagcgtgcatacaggccctAGCGGCCATTGACatcagtacctgctaattccaggtctttttgaagctctgcacaggtggtccttggctcttggacaactatTCTGATTATTCTTCGCACTACTCTGTCACAAATcctgcgaggagcacctgatcgaggcaaatttatggtggtatgattggctttccacttacgtaatATGGCCCCAACCacgctcactggaacattcagaagcttagatatgtgcctgtaaccaatgccatcgttatgttttgcaagaattactttgcgatggtcttgagacagctctttgctattacccatcatgagatgtgacttcactcacaccttggcaatgagaccgttttgtaggccatcaattaggactgaaccagctgatattcatttgcactgacaaggggctgtaTTGCTGTTTGAGTATTGATAGAGTTTAGGtgctgtcttggctttccatgcctttttgcacctcccatTCTTCATGTCTTCAATAGTTTTTcctctgtgtcatttcacacaacttaatttctgatcttatttgttctactttcctTTTATGTGGATTACTTGGCtggttcccaacatctggtgaaaatttcatgtcaatagcacctttggaaatatatttagtgagaaaaatggtgacgtgttaaatacttatttcagccgctgtatgttgTTAAGACTATCAATCAATACGGTCACCACTgcacattacatacagtagtagTATGTACATTCACCAATGCATATTTATAGTGTGTTTTAAGTTTTTAATCATCTCTTGTAAGGGTTTCATACATTAAAGGCATTCTGATTGTTCAATTGATGAAACTCCCTCTCAAATGATTCTTACTTGATGGTGACTGTGACATCTAGGATCTTGTCGGTGGTTACGAGCCCAGTCATGTGATGCCGCACTGCAGTAAGAGTCAGGATGCTGGGTGCTGAGCTGTTAAGACAAGGTCCATAAGACCACCTGACGGAACTGGATACATGTATACGCAATCTCGGTAGTTTTACTTACGTATCATAGGTGTAAAAATCCTGCTCGAACTGATGGCAGGAGCGAGGGGTGACTTTGTACACACCTGGATGACATTTTGTGACAAATTAACTTTACCCCCAAATTGGTACATCACATTATTCATGCTCAatcagatttgttttcttttctttttgctttcatAGATTGCTTATTTatactgtttgtttgtgttgataaTGAATCTCACCAGGTTTGGAGAGGCAAAAACGGTTGATTCCCTTGGAGAGATTGTAGATTCCCACATTCTCAGGTTTGCTGCCATCCTGAAAGAACTCCTGCACAGTAACAAACTGAATTTAAGAATGTCATCATATAGGCTCGCCATCTCTGAGTTTGTAGCTACTGTCTGACCAAAGTAATAGCATGGGAGAGGGAGCAGCGAAGGATGTAGCCAATCTGTCGGAACTCGACCCCCAAGATGTCAGCATCAACAACTTCGACTTCCATGGATTTATGTTTCCAACACCACTCCTCGTGAGACATGCTTACTATTGTATGTATAACAAAGACAGAAATAAGATGAGTCATAAAACTGAAAATGCTATAAGTGCATGGGAGTCACAAAAGCCTAAAAGATGGAGGTCTAGACAAGTGTATGTGCAGAATGAGTCCATTAAGTAGTATAGTTCAGTTGAACTTGTTGCATTCTTCCTTTGTTTAATTGACAGTGCGATGTCACACTATTTACACAGCTAGTAGCTCCATCATCATACCACCTACATGTGGCTTGGTGCTAAATTGTAAACCAACATCAGATGTGTCCAGCATTAGGATACTGTTTGATTCCTGACCTTTGTATTTCCCAGGTAAAACATTGTCAAAAGAGAAGCTGAGGATGTCACTGCTGCCTGACAAAGGTATGATCCTTCTCTCTCCTTGGCGGCTTACTGGTTGGAGCGTTACCGACAGGTCATCACAGGATGCTACAGTTCAACAAGAAAacagatttctttttaaattattattattatatttcaccacacaaatacagtaatagCAAAGGTTTTTTAGGAGACAGACTTACCCAAACAGTAGACCTTTCCAGAGATGGAGGCCATGAATTGGGTAAAAAGTAGGTCTGTGAGGGGCTGGTCCACAACTGAGAACACCAGCGCCTGAGGATGCAGAGCCAATCCAGCTTTCACATCTATCTCAGGGAGAGatacctacacacacacacacacacacacacacacacacacacacacacacacacacacacacacacacacacacacacacagtgcgtTTCTTAACATGTGCAAAGGCGTGTTTTCATTGCAGAGTACATAACTATGGGAAATAGGAAATGATATGCAGTTTCTTTATAAAATACACTGTATGTAGTATCAATGCTAAATGGGAAATGTTTTTCAGCTAAATGGCAAATGTTTTTCAGACAGGACAATTCCATTCAAAAGCTGCTACCGTCGTACATGGACACTGTAGTCTCCAGGTTTTGCCTGAAAGCAGAAGGCTCCCTGGGTGTCTGAGTCAATCATTCGGCCTGAGGTTTTATCTTGGCCCTGGTGTGTTAAGGTGACCTTGTAGCGACCTTGCTGCTTCATGCCCTCAGGTAGGCGGCTGATCGAGATTTGTCCACAAACACTGAAACTGCATAAGAACAATGCAGATCATGAACATGTCATTAATATAATGTATACTCACCACCatcaacaccaacaaaacaataCAGATGCACAATCCAGATATAATGCATACATTAAAATGGGAAGGAGCCTGTTATCTCAAATGTAGGAATAAAATAATGCTTTCACTTAAGTTTGTTCTGTTGTTCTTTCTGTAAAGGCTCTCACTGGTTTTCAAATATTGCACAGGTATAGATAATAAAGTGGTCTGAAAGGGTATAAAGGTATTTTTACTTCATTCACccacaaatacaaattcaaaaccAATGTATGCTGTTTAGCGTGCAAAAGTGTGCAGATGCCAGTTTGTTAAAACAACCAGACATACCCTGCTGTAATGATGTCTGGAAGTTGTGGAGTGTTGGGGGCAATTTTCACTGTTATTGCCTCAAAGAACATTTGCTCCTTGTGGACACGGATGGTGTAAGTACCGGCTGTCATGTTCTCCAGCCTATATGAACCATCCTCTTTGCTAACAACTATGAAGAGACAAGGGCAAAGGAAAGCCAGAGCATAAAAAAGTAacataaacataataataaagacAAATACAGCATGTCATCATCTCATAGGATTACCTTTAATTTGATTGTTGATGGAGACCGTGGCATCAACTACACCTTCCCCATCAACACTATTAAGGACCCGACCAGTAACAGAAAAACCCATGACACGAAAGATGGGCTGCACATGACAAATGAAGAGAATGACGGACCAAATTTAGGTGAACTGAATATATAAGTAGTATATTCCAAAGTTAATGTAACACTGAAGTCTATGTACCTCGAGCGTCAAACTGTTGTGTTCCACCTTGAAATTCATTCTGGAAGGAGCAACATCAAAAGTGATCCTTTCTCCTCTGTAAAAGGGCAACTGAAGAAGAGAGTTCCTGCTCTGttacaaatttgtttttaaattaaaatggttCAACTGGGATTGGTTTTCACAGAAGGCTTACCACGGTGTACTCCCCACTAGATAGTGAGGGAAAGGTAAAGATACCATCCTCCCTGGAGAGGGCACTGCACAGGTAGATGAGGGAGCTGTCCCCAGAGTCTGCATCCTCCACTGGAGAATAGTTGCAGCCTTTCACATTCTGGGAATCGCAACAAATAATGCAGTTTCAATGAGCTTTGTAATTGAAATGTACACATTATGTAAGCTTGATCAATCGTCACTCAGGATACCTCTCTTTTGACTGTAGCCGAGTAAAGCAGGAAGGTGACCTCTTTCATGGGCTCGCCATCACTGCGTACTTCCCCCGAGACGTCGTAGCCTGCAACCACCAAATGGTCAGCAGCCAACGTGTTGGCAGTGGAAATATGCACCGTTGTGGCGCTCTGCAGGAACACAGCAAAAGTTCCAATGAAGGTCAAAGTAATCCGCCTTATGCGtaacatcacgtgaccaaacaaCCAAAAACAGGTTAGCAGACTTCCTTTGTGTCTAGCCAAACTATGATAACTACAggctgatgacatgatggtttgaatcATAACTTCCTagaatattaatttatttatcgcTGGTGTCTTGgcacaataaatacatgtatacaGTGCattcagaaagtattcacagcgtttcactttttccacattttgttacatattccgaaatggaataaattatttatttcctcAAAATTCGACACACAACACCtcataatgacaacatgaaaaaagtttttttttgaaatttttgcaaatgtattaaaaataaaaaagtaagacattattcacagcctttgctcaatactttgttgatgCACCTTTGCCAGTAATTACAGCCTCAAGCCTTTTTGAATATGATGCCACAATCTTGGCacacctatctttgggcaatttcacccattcctctttgcagcacctctcaagcaccatcaggttggatggggagcatcagtgcacagccattttcagatgttccatcggattcaagtctgggctctggctgggctatTCAGACATTCACAGAGTTGTCCTGAACCCACTCCTTTGTTGTCTTGGCTGTGTTTAAGGTCGTTGTcctgttggaaggtaaaccttcgcctcagtctgaggtcctgagcactctggagcaggtTTTTATCCGGGATTTCTCTGTACATTggtgcattcatctttccctcaAACCTGACCAGTCTCCCAGTTCCTAAAGCTCTAAAACATCCCCACAACAAGATTATGccaacaccatgcttcactgtagggatGGTATTGGTCAGGTGATGAGCGGTGCCTGGTTTCCTCCAAACATAACGCCTGGCCACACAGTTGaatctttgtcttcttcttgtaccactgcccgtaggtgtgcatctgagtgcgactggttgtttgtttgtatgtgccctgcgattggctggcaaccagttcaggctgtaccccgcctcctacccaatgatagctaggataggctccagcacgcccgcgaccctattgaggagaagcggctcagaaaatggatagttcTAATTCCCCAGTTTCATCCCTCGGTGGACATTTGGGATTTCAaagaaaatatccatccatccattttttgagctgcttctcctcactagggttgcgggcgtgctggagcctatcctagctgtcatcgggcaggaggcggggtacgccctgaactggttgccagccaatcgcagggcacatacaaacaaacaaccagtcgcactcagagtcatgcctacgggcaatttagagtctccaattaatgcatgtttttgggatgtgggaggaaaccggagtgcccggagaaaacccacgcaggcacggggagaacatgcaaactccacacaggcggggccggggattgaacccgggtcctcagaactgtgaggctgacgctctaaccagcattttgtgcgtctcagacatGGTACGCACATCAATTGAGATCCCTCGATAGGTTTGTGCGCTCGCTTCCCTCTATGAAATATGCTGCTAAACTGAAAGCAGCTAAACTGCTTTTCATTGTTTAAGCAATactgacaaaaaacattctaaagATCAAACCTGCTCCAGAATCCAGGAAGGATGGGAAGCAATGATGTCATATGTTCCAGGGAGCACTTTGTGAAAGCTATATCTGTGTTAAAAGAATGGCAGGGGAAACGACAGCTCATATTACATCAGTTCAGGATCACAAGTGTAAACCTGTGActaattaaaaatgttgaagCCACATACGCTCCCCCAGGCTGGGTG containing:
- the nomo gene encoding BOS complex subunit NOMO1 codes for the protein MLRITIRADISTLWVLFWVTYSQFLAVSSDDIVVACGGFVKSDVEINYSLIEIKLYTKQGSLKYQTDCAPINGYFTIPLYDKGDFVLKIEPPLGWSFEPTSVDLHVDGVTDICTKEEDINFVFTGFSISGMVLSKGHLLGPAGVEVKLSHTGTDEKLQTVITQPGGAYSFHKVLPGTYDIIASHPSWILEQSATTVHISTANTLAADHLVVAGYDVSGEVRSDGEPMKEVTFLLYSATVKRENVKGCNYSPVEDADSGDSSLIYLCSALSREDGIFTFPSLSSGEYTVLPFYRGERITFDVAPSRMNFKVEHNSLTLEPIFRVMGFSVTGRVLNSVDGEGVVDATVSINNQIKVVSKEDGSYRLENMTAGTYTIRVHKEQMFFEAITVKIAPNTPQLPDIITAGFSVCGQISISRLPEGMKQQGRYKVTLTHQGQDKTSGRMIDSDTQGAFCFQAKPGDYSVHVSLPEIDVKAGLALHPQALVFSVVDQPLTDLLFTQFMASISGKVYCLASCDDLSVTLQPVSRQGERRIIPLSGSSDILSFSFDNVLPGKYKVSMSHEEWCWKHKSMEVEVVDADILGVEFRQIGYILRCSLSHAITLEFFQDGSKPENVGIYNLSKGINRFCLSKPGVYKVTPRSCHQFEQDFYTYDTSAPSILTLTAVRHHMTGLVTTDKILDVTVTIKSSIESEPALVLGPLRSLEEQRQEQQLQEIQLRRQERERRAAEEEGVVKDDSPPIQEKADDLTGPFHYEFSYWARAGEKITVTPSSKELLFYPPEVEATITGESCPGRMVDIMGRAGLFLEGKVSPELQGVEISITERGATAPLITVATNENGAYSVGPLHSDRQYDISASKEGFVLSHVEGAQGDFKAFALAGITFKIKSEDGHPLSGVLLSLSGGQFRSNLLTQDTGLLTFNNLSPGQYYFKPMMKEYCFKPTSQMITVEEGQILSIDITGSKTAYSCYGAVQSLSGDAERNVAVEAVGQENCSTSSEDTVTDEEGRFRLRGLLPGCKYLIQLRAEGNDHIERALPQQRAIEVGSSDIEGVNIIAFRQINQFDLSGNVITSPEHLATLSVKLYKSDNLDNPLHSVSLGQSLFFHFLPLDRDGEGYILMLYSTLSRTQYDFILPQVSFTSTGYHKHVTLTFNPTRKVPDQDVAQGSYIALPLTLLLLLAAYNHEKVIPFLLQMVNRIQGVRSMAQASGDSAALDEAKRQAKRQKARRT